Proteins from one Chloroflexota bacterium genomic window:
- a CDS encoding site-specific integrase: SAPPALAPPLDTVPVVSWLPPLKDNSLHFSRGGSLTGMRRSELCGLRWGNVDVLGATLSVVEALHIVKGGMTITEPPKSKRGKRNIALGPQAALLLQKHRESEAARATFMGRILTDHDYVFARPDGRPLSPDTFTHAFKGICDRLGIKAHLHMSRHTHASLMLKAGVHPKVVSERLGHSNIGITLDTYSHVTPGLQAAAAERLDDIIGGNPSAENKDDLVSKSVSK, translated from the coding sequence CAAGCGCACCGCCCGCTCTCGCACCTCCGCTGGATACCGTCCCGGTCGTGTCATGGCTTCCTCCTCTCAAGGATAATAGCCTCCACTTTTCCCGGGGCGGTTCACTCACTGGCATGCGAAGAAGTGAGTTGTGTGGCCTCCGGTGGGGCAATGTGGATGTCTTGGGTGCGACCCTATCGGTAGTTGAGGCCCTTCACATTGTCAAAGGAGGGATGACAATCACTGAACCTCCGAAGTCAAAGAGAGGCAAGCGAAATATCGCTCTTGGCCCTCAGGCCGCCCTCTTGCTCCAAAAACATCGGGAGAGCGAAGCGGCTAGAGCAACCTTCATGGGTAGGATTCTGACAGACCACGACTACGTGTTTGCTCGGCCCGATGGACGCCCATTGTCGCCTGATACGTTTACTCACGCGTTCAAAGGCATATGTGACCGACTAGGCATCAAAGCGCACTTGCACATGAGTCGTCATACACACGCTTCTCTGATGCTAAAGGCGGGCGTACATCCCAAGGTTGTCAGTGAACGCTTGGGCCATTCAAACATTGGGATTACCTTGGACACGTACAGTCACGTAACCCCAGGTCTGCAAGCGGCGGCGGCAGAGCGGCTAGATGACATAATCGGTGGCAATCCATCGGCGGAGAACAAAGACGACCTTGTTAGCAAATCTGTTAGCAAATGA